From the Thermoproteota archaeon genome, the window CTGCCTTTACTACAAGTTCACCAACTCTTTCTCTTGTTTTTTGGTCTACAACAGGAGAAGGTGTTTGTTCAATTAGTTTTTGATTTCTTCTTTGGATAGAGCACTCTCGCTCAAAGAGATGTACTGCATTCCCATGCTTGTCTCTGCACATTTGATACTCAATGTGACGGGTTTTTTCTAGGAATTTTTCAACAATTATAGCAGATTTTCCAACGGCTGCAATTGATTCTGAAGTTACTGTTTCAAATCCCTCTCGTAATTCTTTATCATTAGTTACTAATCTAATTCCTCTACCTCCTCCACCATAAACTGATTTCAAAAGTACAGGGTAGCCAATTTCATTTGCAATCTTTTCAGCTTCAGCTGCATCTTTTACTAGACCAGGACTACCTGGAACAGTTGGAACCTTAGCTTTGAGCATTGCAGCTTTGCATTCCATCTTATCACCACAGAGATTCATAGAATCTGCTGAGGGTCCAATGAAGTTGATTTTATTATTCTCACATAATCTTGCAAAGTCATCATTTTCTGAAAGGAATCCATAACCTGGATGAACTGCATCTGCTCCAGATGATTGAATTACTTCCATTATCTTTTCTTGATTAAGATAACTCTCCTTTGGAGCTGCTTTACCGATATGATATGATTCTGTTGCTTTTTTAACATGTAGAGAGTTTGTATCCTCATCAGAATAAACTGCTACAGTTTTAATTCCAAGTGCTTTACATGTTCGAATTACACGTAAGGCAATTTCTCCTCGGTTTGCGATAAGGACTTTTTCAATCATTTTTACTCACAAATTGATATTTCCATGTTTTCTTGGAGGTTGTTTGTCTCGCTTGTTAGCAAGCATTTCAAGTGCTTTTATTATCATAGGTCTTGTTTGGGAAGGATCAATAACAGTATCTACGGAACCATTTGCTGCAGCAACGTATGGGTTATCAAATTTTTCTGCAAAATCATCGGTTAATTGCTTTTTTAATTCATCAGGATTCTTTGCGGCATCAAGATCTTTTTTATTCATAATTCTAACAGCAGCTTCTGCACCAAGAACTGCAATCCTAGCAGTAGGCCATGCATAGTTTACATCTGTGCGAAGATTTTTGCTTGCCATTGCAATGTATGCGCCACCATATGCTTTTCCAATAACCAAAGTAATCTTTGGAACTGTTGCCTCACAATATGAAAAGAGTAGTTTACTTCCATGACGAATAATTCCGTTATGCTCTTGATTAGAACCTGGCATATATCCTGGTGTATCTACCAAAGTAATTATCGGAATGTTAAATGCATCACAAAATCTTATGAATCGTGCTGCTTTATTTGATGAATCAATATCTAGTGCTCCTGCTAGATTGAGTGGTTGATTTGCAACAATGCCAACTGTTCTTCCATTCATTCTTGCATATCCAACAATAATGTTCGGTGCAAATAATTCGTGGATTTCAAAAAATTCTCTGTTATCAACAATTGAAAAGATAATTTCTTTCATGTCGTATGGTTGCAATTGATTTTCTGGAACTAAATTGAT encodes:
- a CDS encoding acetyl-CoA carboxylase biotin carboxylase subunit: MIEKVLIANRGEIALRVIRTCKALGIKTVAVYSDEDTNSLHVKKATESYHIGKAAPKESYLNQEKIMEVIQSSGADAVHPGYGFLSENDDFARLCENNKINFIGPSADSMNLCGDKMECKAAMLKAKVPTVPGSPGLVKDAAEAEKIANEIGYPVLLKSVYGGGGRGIRLVTNDKELREGFETVTSESIAAVGKSAIIVEKFLEKTRHIEYQMCRDKHGNAVHLFERECSIQRRNQKLIEQTPSPVVDQKTRERVGELVVKAAEAVDYTNLGTAEFLRADNGEFYFIEINARLQVEHPISEMVSGLDFVKLQIDIANGEPLPFKQKDLKMNGYAIECRINAEDTFLDFAPSTGPVPEVNIPSGPNVRCDTYLYSGCTVSPFYDSLMAKLCTWGPTFDESRRRMLTALDDFYIQGVETSIPLYKTILRTEEYKKGELSTDFLKRYGIIDRLTEDIKADKEKNKEAALAAAIIHSEYFKSRVKDSTDANSTWKSRL